In Ignavibacteriales bacterium, the following are encoded in one genomic region:
- the typA gene encoding translational GTPase TypA: MKELSYNNKLRNIAIIAHVDHGKTTLVDHMFRQSGTFRANQEVQDRVMDNMDLERERGITIAAKNCSVNWGDVKINILDTPGHADFGGEVERALMMVDGVILLVDASEGPLPQTRFVLRKALENGLKIIVVVNKIDRKDARAQEVLNEVYDLFIDLDATEEQIEFPVLYAIGKQGIAQKNLEEQGKDLSALFETIMSEIPAPSYDPEQPFQMLVADLDYSDFLGRLAIGKVANGRARKNEDLARINEEGNVVPLKVTKLQVYDGVNFSEVDEVEPGDIVILSGIEEVHIGDTITTRENPVALKRIAVDEPTISMLFSINTSPLSGKEGKIVQSNKIRERLHKETLSNVALKVEDSPDGDSFIVKGRGEFQMVILIETMRREGFELSVGRPKVINRMVDGKIHEPIEHLFIDCDENFVGIVSEKLSKRKGRMINLVNHGTGRVRLEFSIPSRSLIGYRNEFLTDTRGTGIMNSYLQGYEEYRGEFPTRVTGSLVSDRQGDALSYALYNLEPRGILFSVPNDPVYEGMIVGEHNRDNDLDVNPCKGKKLTNMRASGKDDSIMLTPVTPMTLERAIDFIKDDELVEVTPLSIRLRKSILSSQKRHTLRGKLVTGKVEV, from the coding sequence ATGAAAGAATTATCATACAATAATAAGTTAAGGAACATAGCAATTATAGCCCATGTTGATCACGGGAAAACTACACTCGTCGATCATATGTTTAGACAAAGCGGTACATTCAGGGCTAACCAGGAAGTCCAGGACAGAGTGATGGATAATATGGACCTGGAGAGAGAGAGAGGAATTACAATTGCCGCAAAAAACTGTTCCGTTAATTGGGGTGATGTGAAGATCAATATTCTCGATACACCAGGGCACGCTGATTTTGGTGGTGAAGTCGAGCGGGCTCTAATGATGGTCGATGGAGTTATATTACTTGTTGATGCGTCAGAGGGACCGCTCCCTCAAACACGTTTTGTCTTAAGGAAGGCTCTTGAAAACGGTTTAAAAATAATTGTAGTTGTGAATAAAATAGACAGAAAAGATGCGCGTGCGCAGGAAGTATTGAATGAAGTGTATGATTTGTTTATAGATCTTGACGCGACAGAGGAGCAGATTGAGTTCCCTGTGCTTTATGCCATTGGTAAGCAGGGTATTGCTCAGAAGAACCTTGAAGAACAGGGTAAAGATCTTTCAGCTTTGTTCGAAACAATAATGTCCGAGATTCCTGCACCATCTTATGATCCGGAACAACCGTTCCAGATGCTAGTTGCCGATCTTGATTATTCGGATTTTCTCGGCAGGCTTGCAATCGGTAAAGTTGCAAATGGCAGAGCAAGAAAAAATGAGGATCTCGCACGAATAAACGAAGAGGGAAATGTTGTGCCACTTAAAGTGACTAAGCTTCAGGTTTATGATGGAGTTAATTTCAGTGAAGTGGACGAAGTTGAGCCCGGCGACATAGTAATATTATCTGGAATAGAAGAAGTTCATATAGGTGATACTATAACAACTCGTGAAAATCCGGTTGCTCTTAAGAGGATTGCTGTGGATGAACCCACTATCTCTATGCTTTTTTCTATCAATACATCCCCCCTGTCCGGTAAAGAAGGAAAGATCGTTCAGTCTAACAAAATACGTGAACGGCTTCATAAAGAAACACTCAGCAATGTAGCATTAAAAGTAGAGGACTCACCTGATGGGGACAGCTTTATTGTAAAGGGCAGGGGAGAATTTCAAATGGTAATATTAATTGAAACGATGCGCCGTGAGGGATTTGAACTTAGTGTTGGTCGTCCAAAGGTAATTAATAGAATGGTGGACGGCAAGATCCATGAACCAATAGAGCATTTGTTTATTGATTGCGATGAGAATTTTGTAGGCATTGTATCCGAAAAATTATCCAAACGCAAAGGCAGGATGATAAACCTTGTTAATCACGGTACAGGCAGGGTTAGGCTGGAGTTTTCTATCCCGTCGAGATCACTTATAGGCTACAGAAATGAATTTCTTACAGACACCCGGGGTACAGGTATAATGAACTCATATTTACAGGGTTACGAGGAGTATAGAGGTGAATTCCCAACGAGGGTCACCGGTTCCCTTGTCTCAGACCGTCAGGGGGATGCGCTCTCTTATGCATTATATAATCTTGAGCCCAGGGGAATACTTTTCTCTGTGCCAAATGATCCTGTATATGAAGGAATGATAGTTGGTGAGCACAATAGGGACAACGACCTTGATGTTAATCCGTGTAAAGGAAAGAAATTAACGAATATGCGTGCCTCGGGTAAGGATGATAGCATAATGCTGACGCCTGTCACGCCGATGACACTTGAGAGAGCGATCGACTTTATCAAGGACGATGAGCTTGTCGAGGTAACGCCATTAAGCATCAGGCTCCGTAAGTCTATTCTTTCTTCTCAAAAGCGTCATACGCTCAGAGGTAAGTTAGTAACCGGGAAGGTCGAAGTATGA
- a CDS encoding cytochrome c maturation protein CcmE — protein sequence MNKKILIGSIIIIVFLVIGFFSFMDSKIEYSNFEKASENHSTCQVKGNWIKDKESKFDSETNQFTFYMKDENGTEMKVVLDGSKPNNFEMAESVVAKGKVKDGYFHAKEVLTKCPSKYEGQGKDVQKSEI from the coding sequence ATGAACAAGAAAATATTAATAGGCTCAATAATAATAATTGTATTCCTTGTTATAGGGTTTTTCTCATTCATGGATAGCAAGATTGAATACTCAAATTTTGAGAAGGCAAGTGAAAACCATTCAACCTGCCAGGTAAAAGGTAACTGGATAAAGGATAAAGAATCGAAGTTCGATTCAGAGACAAACCAATTCACTTTTTACATGAAGGATGAGAATGGAACTGAGATGAAAGTTGTGCTGGATGGAAGTAAGCCTAATAATTTTGAAATGGCGGAAAGCGTAGTTGCCAAAGGAAAAGTTAAGGACGGATATTTTCATGCCAAGGAGGTTTTAACTAAGTGTCCTTCGAAATACGAAGGGCAGGGAAAAGATGTTCAAAAATCAGAAATTTAA
- a CDS encoding CxxxxCH/CxxCH domain-containing protein, which yields MKKIILIYGFLIFALGSVIFYQGCSELDDSVTMAPDIDVHPDGWANPSSANFHGTYIIDNKQWNLNLCKTCHGSDYAGGTSGSSCLGCHSSSGGPQNCRLCHGNSDHSNPPKGVFGDTAISYIGVGVHVSHVNNPQFSASLHCSDCHSFSGFSDPNHIGDNPNGIAEITFGPLAHDTLSGPIRPNPMWDRTTATCSSVYCHGTFKEGNIDAVGIWTNPGSVVCGTCHGDPVTGNPTPAPNGVFTPPHYSFMNINSCYVCHGSVINPQGQMVDKTLHVNGVVNF from the coding sequence ATGAAAAAAATAATTCTAATATATGGTTTTTTGATCTTTGCTCTTGGTTCCGTGATCTTTTATCAGGGATGCAGTGAGCTGGATGATAGTGTAACCATGGCTCCGGATATTGATGTACATCCGGATGGATGGGCAAATCCTTCATCAGCAAATTTTCATGGTACATACATTATCGATAATAAGCAATGGAACCTGAATTTATGTAAGACATGCCACGGTTCTGATTACGCAGGTGGAACTTCGGGCTCGAGTTGTCTTGGATGCCATTCCTCCAGCGGAGGACCTCAAAATTGCAGGTTATGCCACGGAAACAGCGATCATTCCAACCCTCCGAAAGGTGTTTTTGGAGATACGGCAATTTCTTATATTGGTGTAGGGGTACACGTATCGCACGTAAATAACCCACAGTTTTCGGCTAGTTTGCACTGCAGTGATTGTCACTCTTTCAGCGGGTTTTCGGATCCAAATCACATTGGAGACAATCCAAATGGCATAGCTGAGATAACTTTTGGTCCTCTTGCACATGATACATTAAGCGGTCCGATAAGACCAAACCCAATGTGGGATAGAACTACGGCGACCTGTTCCAGTGTTTACTGTCATGGAACCTTTAAAGAAGGAAATATCGATGCCGTTGGAATATGGACAAATCCCGGCAGTGTAGTTTGTGGAACGTGTCACGGAGATCCGGTTACAGGTAATCCCACACCGGCGCCTAATGGAGTATTTACACCACCGCACTATTCGTTTATGAACATAAATTCATGTTATGTTTGCCACGGATCGGTGATAAATCCTCAGGGACAGATGGTCGATAAGACTTTACACGTAAACGGAGTGGTGAATTTTTAA
- a CDS encoding cytochrome C — MKTAKIYLFLILGIVLFLSTTAYLVKKPAGIIESNVEPVSMNDRPDNSKIIKFDHKFHVTDAGIACQDCHTKATNSESAKDNLNPTMDDCAACHDVKDEKNCNLCHYDGVYKKFKTPKTELIFSHKHHIVDEKMQCMDCHKDLDKVKFSKESAAGFPNMETCYSCHNMQKASNNCESCHSNLTNLKPQNHLKVNFLNEHTVTDASNSKNNCMMCHSDNFCQVCHSPVGFNGNNSKDNFYAPYYTKEGAVRIDRADLQKLTTMHTLNYKFTHGLDANQKSFECKTCHDVQNFCVQCHQDGGELITGFTPTSHQIPNFTTIGVNTGGGLHSELARKDIESCQSCHDVQGSDPVCIQCHFDNDGIKGTNPKTHDFGFMNDEKGIWHNTQGAVCYTCHTDPNARPNGIPGVGFCGYCHGGEEGKK; from the coding sequence ATGAAAACTGCAAAAATATATTTGTTCTTGATCTTAGGAATAGTGCTTTTTCTAAGTACTACAGCCTACCTGGTTAAAAAACCCGCAGGGATCATTGAGTCAAATGTCGAGCCTGTTTCCATGAATGACAGGCCAGATAACAGCAAGATAATCAAGTTTGACCACAAGTTTCACGTAACGGATGCGGGTATTGCATGCCAGGATTGCCATACAAAGGCAACCAATTCAGAATCTGCAAAGGACAATCTTAATCCGACTATGGATGACTGTGCCGCGTGTCACGATGTTAAGGATGAAAAGAATTGCAATTTGTGTCACTATGACGGAGTTTACAAAAAATTCAAAACTCCAAAAACCGAATTAATATTTTCACATAAGCATCACATTGTCGATGAGAAGATGCAATGTATGGATTGCCACAAGGATCTGGATAAGGTAAAGTTTTCTAAAGAGAGCGCGGCAGGATTCCCCAATATGGAAACATGCTACAGCTGTCATAATATGCAGAAGGCTTCGAATAATTGTGAATCATGCCATAGTAATCTTACAAACTTGAAGCCTCAAAACCATCTAAAGGTGAATTTTTTGAATGAACATACGGTTACAGATGCATCAAACAGTAAGAATAATTGTATGATGTGTCACAGTGATAATTTCTGCCAGGTATGTCACTCACCCGTTGGCTTTAATGGTAATAACAGTAAAGATAACTTTTACGCGCCATATTATACTAAAGAAGGTGCGGTACGTATCGATAGAGCTGATCTCCAAAAGCTGACAACAATGCACACTTTGAATTATAAGTTTACACATGGTCTAGATGCTAATCAGAAATCATTTGAATGTAAAACATGTCACGATGTACAAAATTTCTGTGTGCAGTGTCACCAGGATGGAGGGGAGCTCATAACAGGATTTACTCCAACCAGCCACCAGATACCGAATTTTACAACAATAGGTGTAAATACGGGAGGCGGTTTGCATTCCGAACTAGCCAGGAAGGACATAGAATCCTGTCAATCTTGCCACGACGTACAGGGCAGTGATCCGGTTTGTATCCAATGCCATTTTGACAATGACGGAATTAAAGGGACTAACCCAAAGACACACGATTTTGGTTTTATGAATGATGAAAAAGGCATCTGGCACAATACTCAGGGTGCGGTATGCTATACATGTCATACCGATCCAAATGCCAGACCTAATGGTATACCGGGCGTAGGATTCTGCGGATACTGTCATGGTGGTGAGGAAGGTAAAAAATAG
- the ccsA gene encoding cytochrome c biogenesis protein CcsA, whose amino-acid sequence MAVLTIFSAAYLLYLIITHQFQYTYVWNYSSTDLPINLLISTFYAGQEGSFHLWAFLMAVLGVFLLSYMTNKDSTADQANKYEPLVMGVFALIQVFLLFILIIKSPYLFVWESFPNDVQIGFVPPDGRGLNPLLQNFWMTIHPPILFTGFSSLAIPFSFAIAALIKNKYDKWMKLAMPWTLFAGMVLGLGIMLGGYWAYGVLGWGGYWAWDPVENSSFVPWLIIVAGIHSMIAEEKLGKYKKTSLLLCILAFAAVLYSTFLTRSGILGDASVHSFVDPGYEVYLFLIIFLSLFVGGGFGLILFRLKNLRSIKTEKQSELFSRETALFVGVVTISAAALIVAVGTSAPLIFKGTVDPAFYNRFNLPLAILIAAINGFSILLKWKHSEEKKFLKSLYIPLIVTGVVTLTLVIVGVRDLLIALLAAAAFFALFINAEMAFRIFMRNRIKAGPYIAHIGLMLLFLGIIGSARYSEEENISLPLNSTKEVLGYNLTYKGATPIPGDEQKYHFNVIVEKDGKGFLLQPIMYYSEYSEGVMKNPDIANLFVKDLYLSPMSLETNQDFAMEDMGTLKKGEEKMIHGMNVKFVDVDMSKFNRESLDEEGKENIMGADLEVTMPDGSKQMVKALQKFSPEGMQNIPVKINPDDDMTFYLLKMGVSGETTIDIAVVDESKPKEEAPETLVLTASIKPFINLVWAGTVVMVLGFYFSLLSRYRKLKVKKTEKAV is encoded by the coding sequence ATGGCGGTTCTTACCATATTTTCTGCCGCATATCTGCTTTACCTGATAATAACACACCAGTTTCAATACACATACGTCTGGAATTATAGCTCTACTGACCTTCCGATTAATTTACTTATTTCTACCTTTTACGCCGGGCAGGAGGGGAGTTTTCATTTATGGGCATTCCTAATGGCAGTACTAGGTGTATTCTTATTATCGTATATGACAAATAAGGATAGCACTGCCGACCAGGCAAACAAGTATGAGCCCCTTGTAATGGGGGTTTTTGCTCTAATACAGGTATTTCTTTTATTTATTCTTATAATCAAATCCCCTTATCTCTTCGTTTGGGAATCATTCCCGAATGATGTGCAGATAGGCTTTGTTCCTCCCGATGGAAGAGGCTTGAATCCTCTACTCCAGAATTTCTGGATGACAATTCACCCGCCGATATTGTTTACGGGTTTTAGTTCACTTGCGATTCCGTTCAGCTTTGCAATCGCAGCTTTAATAAAAAACAAATACGATAAGTGGATGAAACTTGCAATGCCATGGACACTTTTTGCAGGCATGGTGTTGGGTTTAGGAATAATGCTGGGTGGATATTGGGCGTATGGAGTACTCGGATGGGGTGGCTACTGGGCATGGGATCCTGTTGAAAATTCTTCGTTTGTTCCATGGCTTATCATAGTTGCTGGTATTCACTCTATGATTGCTGAGGAAAAGCTTGGCAAATATAAAAAGACAAGCTTATTGCTTTGTATACTTGCATTCGCTGCAGTTTTATATTCTACCTTCTTAACAAGGAGCGGTATTTTAGGTGATGCTTCAGTGCATTCATTTGTCGATCCGGGATACGAGGTATACCTATTCCTTATAATATTCCTTTCATTGTTCGTTGGCGGTGGATTTGGGCTTATACTATTTAGATTAAAAAACCTTAGGTCCATAAAGACAGAAAAACAATCTGAATTATTCTCTCGTGAGACAGCGCTTTTTGTAGGTGTTGTCACCATCAGCGCTGCTGCTTTGATAGTGGCGGTAGGCACAAGCGCTCCATTGATCTTTAAAGGAACAGTTGATCCGGCGTTCTATAACAGATTTAACCTTCCTCTGGCGATTCTAATAGCCGCCATAAACGGATTTAGTATTTTGCTTAAATGGAAGCATTCGGAGGAAAAGAAATTTTTAAAAAGTTTATATATTCCTTTAATAGTTACTGGTGTTGTAACTTTGACGTTGGTAATTGTAGGTGTAAGAGATCTTCTGATTGCCTTATTGGCTGCCGCAGCTTTCTTTGCACTATTTATCAATGCGGAGATGGCTTTCCGCATATTCATGCGCAATAGGATCAAAGCAGGACCTTACATCGCACACATAGGTCTAATGCTTTTATTCCTGGGTATAATTGGATCCGCAAGATATTCTGAGGAAGAAAACATTTCGCTACCGCTAAACAGTACTAAAGAAGTTTTGGGTTATAATTTAACCTATAAAGGAGCTACACCAATACCGGGGGATGAGCAAAAGTATCATTTTAACGTGATAGTTGAAAAAGACGGAAAAGGATTTCTGCTTCAACCTATAATGTACTATAGTGAATATTCGGAAGGTGTTATGAAAAATCCCGACATTGCAAATCTCTTTGTTAAAGATCTATATCTTTCGCCGATGTCTTTGGAGACGAACCAGGACTTTGCAATGGAGGATATGGGTACCTTGAAAAAGGGTGAAGAAAAAATGATCCATGGAATGAATGTAAAGTTTGTAGATGTAGATATGTCAAAATTCAACCGCGAAAGCCTGGATGAAGAAGGAAAAGAAAATATTATGGGAGCAGATCTGGAAGTGACAATGCCGGATGGAAGCAAACAAATGGTCAAAGCGCTTCAAAAATTTTCTCCAGAAGGGATGCAAAACATTCCTGTAAAGATAAATCCCGACGACGATATGACATTCTATCTGCTGAAGATGGGCGTCTCCGGCGAGACAACAATTGATATTGCGGTTGTTGACGAGAGCAAACCTAAAGAAGAAGCTCCGGAAACACTTGTCTTGACAGCAAGTATTAAACCTTTTATTAATCTCGTTTGGGCTGGTACGGTTGTTATGGTACTGGGTTTTTATTTCTCGCTCCTGTCCAGATACAGAAAACTTAAGGTTAAAAAGACTGAAAAGGCAGTTTGA
- a CDS encoding cytochrome C554 produces MKKKIFIPVLVLIFGVLLFATSFEGNSAENDEPMYVGVDKCAGTCHKGDSKGNQYEIWQNSKHSNAFKNLQTPEADKIAQDRGYSTPAAETPECVKCHTLGIDLSTAPLTDTYDKTQGVQCETCHGPGSEYKKLNIMKDVELAKQNGLIIHTEREAFCTGCHNSQSPTFKSFDYDEMWAKIKHPKPQE; encoded by the coding sequence ATGAAGAAAAAAATTTTTATACCGGTATTGGTCTTAATTTTTGGAGTCTTGCTTTTTGCCACAAGTTTTGAAGGCAACTCAGCCGAGAATGATGAGCCAATGTATGTGGGTGTAGATAAATGTGCCGGAACATGCCACAAAGGCGATTCTAAAGGAAATCAGTACGAGATCTGGCAAAATTCCAAGCACTCAAACGCATTTAAAAATCTACAGACTCCGGAAGCTGACAAAATTGCTCAGGATAGAGGGTACAGCACACCTGCTGCGGAGACTCCGGAATGTGTGAAATGTCATACACTGGGTATAGATCTTTCTACCGCCCCGCTAACGGATACTTATGACAAAACACAGGGCGTTCAGTGCGAGACATGTCACGGTCCGGGTTCAGAGTACAAAAAATTAAACATTATGAAGGATGTAGAGCTTGCAAAGCAGAATGGTCTCATTATTCATACCGAAAGGGAAGCATTCTGTACAGGATGTCATAATTCACAAAGCCCGACCTTTAAAAGCTTTGATTATGATGAAATGTGGGCAAAGATCAAGCATCCTAAACCACAAGAGTAA